The sequence CGGCACCCCGATTTTCAATTCGTACGTTGGCTGCAACGTGACCTCGTTGAATCCGACCGAGGCATTGATCACTCCCGCGGTGTTCGCCCCATACACTTTGAGCGACGTGTGATGAGTCGAGATCACGCTCATGCAGCCGATCGTGCCAAAGTATTCGGCGATCGCGACCGCCAGCGCGGCACCTTCCTCGGGATCGGTCGCGGAGCCGAGTTCATCGAGGATCACCAGCGAATCTCGCGTCGCCGTGCGGGAAATGAAATCGATATTCGTGACGTGCGCAGAGAACGTCGAGAGATTCTGCTCGATCGATTGATAGTCGCCGATATCGGCGAGGATCGCATCGAATACCGGCATATCTGCGCGGTCGGCGGGAACCGGAACGCCCGCTTGCGCCATCAATGCCAGTAAACTCACCGTTTTGAGTGTGACTGTCTTGCCGCCGGTGTTGGGGCCGGTGATGACCAGTTGGCGGCGATTGCCTTCCAGTTCCACCGTAACCGGCACGACGTCGACCTTCTTCAACTTCAGATTTCGTTCCAGCAATGGATGACGCGCTCGATGCAGCAGCAACCGGGAACCAGTTTGTGCCCCGTCCCCACACAAGCTCACCGCAACACAGTTGTAATCTTCGGCGAAGCGAGCCTTGGCGAACTGAAGTTCCAATTCCGCAAGAATATTCGCCGCCGCGAGGATCGCTTCGGAATTTTCGCCAATCCTCCGCGTCATCTCCAGCAGGATGCGATGGATCTCCGCCAGTTCTTCATCAAGCAGCCGGACAAGTTCATTGTTCTGCTCGATCGTCTCCAGCGGTTCAACGAACACCGTTTGTCCACTCGAACTTGCGCCATGAACCACGCCCTGCACGCGGCGTTTCTGCTCCACCTTCACCGGGATCACAAACCGTTCCCCGCGAATGGTGATGAGTTCGTCCTGCAGGGATCCACCGTCTGACAGGCGCCGCAAATATCCGCGTAACGATTCCTGGATCGTGCGTTTCTGTTTCTCAATTTCACGCCGGATACGGGTTAGCTCTGCCGAAGCACGGTCATCAAGTGTGCCGTCCGGCATGATCTTGTTGCGAAAATATTTCAGGAACTCGCCGAAATCCTGGATCTCAGCCGACAGCGCGCCCACCGCTTTCCATTCCGACCGCATCGCCGCCGGGGGCTGTTTTACAATCTCGCGCCATTCCGAAGCGCGATCCACCAGCAACACGATGTCGCGGATCTCAGTGGTCTCAATGGCCGCACCGCGAATGCGCGATTTCTCCAGCAGCTTGCCGACTTCCGGCAATCCACCGAATTCAAATCTCCCGCCGACGCGGCGATACTCCCGGATTTCCGTCGTAAGCTGGTGCTGGGTTTCAATCCACTGTCGGTCGAGTGACGGCTCCAGTTCCGCAACCCGCCGCCGCCCCAGTGGCGAAGAGGCGTAGCCCCCCAGCAATTCGCGCAGCGTCTCGAATTCCAGCAAACGCGCGCTGCTGTGGTGCATCGGATTGGGCACAAAGGACATGCTTCTTGATGGTACAACGAACGGCCTGATTGCCTTTGGCGACAAGAATCCAAGACTATTTAACTTTCAGTTAAATAGGCGCAAAGAATGCGCATGGGTCCCACGTTTACCTCTATAACCAATGTATGGACGTGTTGAACAAGCTGATGGTCCAGGACCGCGTCCGCCTCCGCCGCTCCGGCTGGCCCGACCCGGACGGCACCTGCGTCGTCTACTGGATGCAGCGTTCGCAGCGCGGAGTGGATAATCCCGCTCTCGATATCGCCGTTGAGGCCGCGAACGCGCTCGGCAAACCGTGCGTCGTATTTTTCGCGCCCGTCCCGTTCTATCCCAACGCAAACCTGCGTCACTACCGCTTCCTCGTGGAGGGCATTCCCGACATCGCCGAAGCGCTCGCCAAACGCGGCGTTGGATTTGTCCTACGACGCTTTCCCGATCACAGCCTCTTGAAGTTCTGTGCGGAAGTGCGTCCCGCGCTGGTTGTGGGCGATGAGAATCCGCTTCGCGAAACGGAACACTGGCGCGACCTGGCTTCGAAGAAGCTGCGTGTGCCGTTCTGGACGGTCGATTCCGACGTCATTGTCCCTTCGCGCCTGATTGAAAAAGAACAATACGCTTCGCACATCATTCGCAAGAAGC is a genomic window of Acidobacteriota bacterium containing:
- a CDS encoding endonuclease MutS2, which encodes MSFVPNPMHHSSARLLEFETLRELLGGYASSPLGRRRVAELEPSLDRQWIETQHQLTTEIREYRRVGGRFEFGGLPEVGKLLEKSRIRGAAIETTEIRDIVLLVDRASEWREIVKQPPAAMRSEWKAVGALSAEIQDFGEFLKYFRNKIMPDGTLDDRASAELTRIRREIEKQKRTIQESLRGYLRRLSDGGSLQDELITIRGERFVIPVKVEQKRRVQGVVHGASSSGQTVFVEPLETIEQNNELVRLLDEELAEIHRILLEMTRRIGENSEAILAAANILAELELQFAKARFAEDYNCVAVSLCGDGAQTGSRLLLHRARHPLLERNLKLKKVDVVPVTVELEGNRRQLVITGPNTGGKTVTLKTVSLLALMAQAGVPVPADRADMPVFDAILADIGDYQSIEQNLSTFSAHVTNIDFISRTATRDSLVILDELGSATDPEEGAALAVAIAEYFGTIGCMSVISTHHTSLKVYGANTAGVINASVGFNEVTLQPTYELKIGVPGASAGINIAQRLGLNPAIVESARGRLSTQVQDVGKFLDRLHAGLRESDTQRAKLQAREQELDREKQQLAAEGRKEQQAKIREMEKKLEMMFRDFEYHAREAVNAVQDRAAAQKLSKDAERRIAKMRREFREQFDSTVVAAATGADRGDPNAQPALVKHVAEGDTVKLKSMGRAGVVKKKIDDSHFEVEIGSMKMRIAREDIAEVVSRVSDSPVQAARARGVNVSLQDDTSDLNTPTEINVIGQNVDDATRDVERFVDRAFLAGMPRVRIVHGSGMGILRKALRQYLQKHPHVATVTEPPQNEGGGGATVVELRV